The following coding sequences lie in one Gemmatimonadota bacterium genomic window:
- a CDS encoding MoxR family ATPase, producing the protein MKDGRERILSELRKLIVGQDDVIEQVLLTLFVGGNSLLLGVPGLAKTLLIHTLAQVLDLEFSRIQFTPDLMPSDITGTDLIQEDHETGRRSMVFQPGPVFANIVLADEINRTPPKTQAALLEAMQEHRVTVQGRTYDLPAPFFVFATQNPIELEGTYPLPEAQLDRFMFKIHMEHLPEEHELEVVRTTTRVMNLNFEPVVTGPDLIAFQALVRGVPVADPVLRYTLSLVRATRPAPDGPDFIRKWVSYGASVRAAQYLVLGAKARAITLGRYHVTFEDIRALAQPVLRHRVLTNFHAESEGVTADQIVARLLDHVPQPRSEM; encoded by the coding sequence ATGAAGGACGGACGCGAGCGGATCCTCTCCGAGCTGCGCAAGCTGATCGTGGGCCAGGACGACGTGATCGAACAGGTGCTCCTGACGCTGTTCGTGGGTGGCAACAGCTTGCTGCTCGGCGTACCGGGACTGGCCAAGACGCTGCTGATCCACACCCTGGCCCAGGTCCTCGATCTGGAGTTCTCCCGGATCCAGTTCACACCGGACCTGATGCCCTCCGACATCACCGGTACCGACTTGATCCAGGAAGACCACGAGACCGGCCGCCGGTCCATGGTGTTCCAACCCGGGCCCGTGTTCGCCAACATCGTATTGGCGGACGAGATCAACCGTACGCCCCCAAAGACGCAGGCGGCCCTCCTGGAAGCGATGCAGGAGCACCGCGTCACCGTCCAGGGCCGTACCTACGATCTGCCCGCGCCATTCTTCGTGTTCGCCACGCAAAACCCCATCGAGTTGGAGGGCACCTATCCGCTGCCCGAGGCCCAGCTCGACCGCTTCATGTTCAAGATCCACATGGAGCACCTGCCGGAGGAGCACGAGTTGGAAGTGGTGCGCACCACCACGCGCGTCATGAACCTGAACTTCGAGCCGGTGGTGACCGGACCGGATCTGATCGCCTTCCAGGCGCTGGTGCGCGGCGTGCCGGTGGCCGACCCGGTGCTGCGCTACACGCTCTCCCTGGTGCGGGCCACGCGTCCCGCGCCGGACGGGCCGGACTTCATCCGCAAATGGGTGTCGTACGGTGCCAGCGTGCGCGCGGCCCAGTACCTGGTGCTGGGGGCCAAGGCTCGCGCCATCACGCTGGGCCGCTATCACGTCACGTTCGAAGACATTCGCGCACTGGCCCAGCCCGTCCTACGCCACCGCGTGCTCACCAACTTCCACGCGGAGTCGGAGGGGGTCACGGCGGATCAGATCGTCGCGCGCCTGCTCGATCACGTTCCGCAGCCCCGCTCGGAGATGTAG
- a CDS encoding DUF4159 domain-containing protein, with translation MSARAWLLGAGLLAGTGAAFSAAGGLGSAAPSGSVAAAATTEAASAAQEFEGSEYTGEFTFVRIRVVGDLRGFGRFGRGREPPWAHDYPRAERNFLRILEETTLVDRHPDGTKILTTDDPELFKYPVAYISEPGFWTASDAEIAGLREWLLKGGFLIADDFRGRDWYQFAQIMEEAMPELSFIEMQPSMEVFDSFFRIESLDFQPPPDYRYDPRSGKPVFMGMFEDNDPSKRLMVIANYNNDIGDYWEWSDAGFIPIDLSNEAYKLGVNYIVYALTH, from the coding sequence GTGAGCGCGCGCGCCTGGCTACTGGGTGCCGGCCTGCTGGCCGGGACGGGGGCGGCCTTTTCCGCGGCGGGCGGCTTGGGCTCCGCAGCCCCCTCGGGCTCCGTCGCCGCTGCGGCCACGACAGAGGCCGCGAGTGCCGCGCAGGAGTTCGAGGGTTCCGAGTACACGGGCGAGTTCACGTTCGTACGCATCCGCGTGGTGGGCGACCTGCGAGGCTTCGGTCGGTTCGGACGCGGACGCGAGCCACCCTGGGCGCACGACTACCCGCGGGCCGAGCGCAACTTCCTGCGGATCCTGGAGGAGACCACGCTCGTCGATCGTCATCCGGACGGCACCAAGATCCTGACGACGGACGACCCGGAGCTCTTCAAGTATCCGGTGGCCTACATCTCGGAGCCGGGGTTCTGGACCGCTTCCGACGCGGAGATCGCGGGGCTCCGGGAATGGCTGCTCAAAGGCGGCTTTCTCATCGCCGACGACTTCCGTGGGCGCGACTGGTACCAGTTCGCCCAGATCATGGAGGAGGCAATGCCGGAGCTCTCCTTCATCGAAATGCAACCGTCGATGGAGGTGTTCGACTCGTTCTTCCGGATCGAGTCGCTCGACTTCCAGCCGCCGCCCGACTACCGATACGATCCGCGGAGCGGCAAGCCCGTATTCATGGGCATGTTCGAGGACAACGATCCCAGCAAGCGACTGATGGTGATCGCGAACTACAACAACGACATCGGTGACTACTGGGAGTGGTCGGACGCGGGCTTCATCCCCATCGACCTCTCCAACGAGGCTTACAAGCTGGGCGTCAACTACATCGTCTACGCGCTGACCCACTGA
- a CDS encoding tetratricopeptide repeat protein produces the protein MVQGRPRRLFALLLGALLPAACAAQQEASPEGARAAARTGDYDTALALYERLDRGDAALAIRQAHVDVLLTVGRYADAEALARGDDAELATRLAKALMAQGKGAQAEEALQQAVQGRAGDALEAQVLLADLWMARGEHDRAHAAYDALIDVYNSGGARGASDLLAVGHAVRRLGKWEWVYFHDAVKAYDEAIAADPEGVEAQVAMATLFLDKYDSGEAKTILDQVLQKNPRHPQGLLAAARALHFDGSGQAEARAREALEVNENLVGAHVLLARLALEAEDEATAVAEAERALSVDPQSTEALTMLAAARWLANDQAGFRAAEERVLAIDPRHAPLYTELADLAAQRRLYREAATLAARAVDADSLSWEGYGHLGLNLLRTGQISEGRSALDRAFGGDPFNLWFKNTLDLLDTFEHYDVVPTDHFQVVLHERESAVLAPYVTDMAERAYAALRSRYGIDPPTPIRLEVYPEHADFSVRTVGLAGIGALGVSFGTVLAMDSPSAQPEGELNWASTLWHEVAHSFHMALSGNRVPRWFTEGLAVYEQRRAVPGWGFAPSPMFLNTFREGGLRPFSELNEGFMHPRSPQEVPFSYLLASFGIEWIEGQAGFEGIQAFLAGYGAGKDTRTLIREVMGTEPGDVDEAFQAYVEQRFATELDASQPRPGAERLGAAHPGSFSAQLLEGRRLLEQGDVDGAREALEQADALFPTYGGPDSPLWFLAELEVREGNPQRAIQHAERLLTLNESHLQGASLLARLLHEAGDDAGATRALERVLEIAPLQAAPHVQFAEILEARGDFAGAARERGAVVALGPSDPADAYYRLALAHFQAGALDQARSAVLSSLETAPTYGPALDLLLRIREGR, from the coding sequence ATGGTCCAGGGACGCCCCCGCCGACTTTTCGCGCTGCTTCTGGGCGCGCTGCTTCCAGCCGCCTGCGCGGCACAGCAAGAGGCGTCGCCCGAGGGAGCGCGCGCCGCGGCCCGCACCGGCGACTACGACACCGCCCTCGCGCTCTACGAACGCCTCGACCGGGGCGATGCAGCGCTCGCGATCCGTCAGGCGCATGTCGACGTCCTGCTGACGGTGGGCCGCTATGCGGATGCCGAAGCGCTGGCCCGCGGAGACGACGCCGAGCTCGCCACCCGTCTGGCCAAGGCACTGATGGCCCAAGGAAAGGGCGCCCAGGCGGAAGAGGCCCTGCAGCAGGCCGTGCAGGGTCGGGCCGGCGATGCGCTGGAGGCGCAGGTGCTGCTGGCGGACCTCTGGATGGCGCGGGGCGAGCACGATCGGGCGCACGCCGCGTACGACGCCCTGATCGACGTCTACAACTCGGGTGGCGCGCGCGGTGCTTCCGATCTGCTGGCCGTGGGTCACGCCGTGCGGCGCCTCGGCAAGTGGGAGTGGGTGTACTTCCACGACGCCGTGAAGGCGTACGACGAGGCCATCGCCGCAGACCCCGAAGGTGTGGAGGCGCAGGTGGCCATGGCCACGCTGTTCCTCGACAAGTACGACAGCGGCGAAGCCAAGACGATCCTCGACCAGGTGCTGCAGAAGAACCCGCGGCACCCGCAGGGACTCCTGGCGGCGGCGCGCGCACTGCACTTCGATGGCTCCGGGCAAGCCGAAGCACGCGCGCGCGAGGCGTTGGAGGTCAACGAGAACCTCGTGGGCGCCCATGTCCTGCTGGCCCGCCTCGCCTTGGAAGCCGAGGACGAAGCCACCGCCGTGGCGGAGGCGGAGCGGGCACTCTCCGTGGATCCGCAGTCGACGGAAGCGCTCACCATGCTGGCGGCGGCACGCTGGCTGGCCAACGACCAGGCCGGCTTTCGCGCGGCCGAAGAGCGGGTGCTGGCGATCGACCCCCGGCACGCACCGCTCTACACCGAGCTCGCCGACCTGGCGGCCCAACGCCGACTCTACCGCGAGGCGGCCACGCTGGCCGCACGCGCCGTGGACGCGGACTCGCTTTCCTGGGAAGGGTACGGCCACCTCGGCCTCAATCTCCTGCGCACCGGTCAGATCAGCGAGGGGCGCTCGGCGCTCGACCGTGCCTTCGGCGGGGACCCCTTCAACCTGTGGTTCAAGAACACGCTCGACCTGCTCGACACCTTCGAGCATTACGACGTGGTTCCCACGGACCACTTCCAGGTGGTGCTGCACGAACGTGAGTCTGCGGTCCTGGCGCCCTACGTGACGGACATGGCCGAGCGCGCCTACGCCGCACTCCGTTCGCGCTACGGGATCGATCCCCCGACGCCCATCCGACTGGAAGTCTATCCGGAGCACGCCGACTTCTCCGTGCGCACGGTGGGGTTGGCGGGCATCGGCGCACTCGGCGTGAGCTTCGGCACCGTGCTGGCGATGGACTCTCCGTCGGCACAGCCCGAGGGCGAGTTGAATTGGGCCTCCACACTGTGGCACGAGGTGGCGCACTCGTTCCATATGGCACTGTCGGGCAATCGCGTGCCCCGCTGGTTCACCGAGGGTCTGGCCGTCTACGAGCAACGGCGCGCCGTGCCTGGATGGGGCTTCGCGCCCTCGCCCATGTTCCTCAACACGTTCAGGGAGGGCGGTCTGCGCCCCTTCAGCGAGCTGAACGAGGGCTTCATGCATCCCCGTTCTCCGCAGGAGGTGCCGTTCTCCTATCTGCTGGCGTCGTTCGGGATCGAGTGGATCGAGGGGCAAGCAGGGTTCGAGGGGATCCAGGCGTTCCTGGCGGGCTACGGCGCGGGGAAGGACACCCGCACTTTGATCCGCGAGGTGATGGGCACCGAGCCCGGTGACGTGGACGAGGCGTTCCAAGCGTACGTCGAGCAGCGGTTCGCTACCGAGTTGGACGCCTCGCAACCGCGACCCGGCGCCGAGCGCCTTGGCGCCGCGCACCCGGGCAGCTTCAGCGCGCAGCTCCTGGAAGGCCGGCGCCTGCTCGAGCAGGGAGACGTGGACGGCGCCCGTGAAGCGCTCGAACAGGCGGACGCGCTCTTCCCGACCTATGGCGGACCGGACAGCCCGCTCTGGTTCCTGGCCGAGCTGGAAGTGCGCGAAGGCAATCCCCAGCGCGCCATCCAGCACGCAGAGCGCCTGCTCACCCTGAACGAGTCGCACCTCCAGGGCGCGTCGCTCCTGGCCAGACTGCTCCACGAAGCGGGGGACGACGCCGGCGCCACGCGCGCCCTGGAACGCGTGCTGGAGATCGCGCCTCTGCAGGCCGCCCCCCACGTGCAGTTCGCCGAGATCCTGGAGGCGCGAGGCGACTTCGCCGGTGCGGCGCGGGAGCGGGGCGCGGTCGTGGCCTTGGGGCCCTCCGATCCGGCGGACGCGTACTACCGCTTGGCTCTGGCCCACTTCCAGGCCGGCGCGCTCGACCAGGCGCGTAGCGCCGTGCTGAGCTCGCTGGAAACAGCACCGACCTACGGACCCGCGCTGGATCTGCTCCTCCGCATCCGGGAGGGCCGGTGA
- a CDS encoding C13 family peptidase: MRARTLALLGTLVLASPAAAQDAHWLVVSGLGGEAEYRDLFRDWGTRLVSAVRPSATSVRYLAERPAEDAGRIDGASRKERIELAFDTLAASTNEGDQVVIVLIGHGSSDENGARINLPGPDLSAADFAIQLDRLPGRRIVFVNTASASGAFVEELSAAGRVVLTATKTAGERNQTRFGGFFVQALEDAAADADKNGRVSVLEAFQYARRETLRTYEDDGKLATEHALLDDNADGRGSETPEALSGEGSVAATLYLTRTSTADVPSDDPAVRALVAERERLERAVAELRQRKDSMDPERYEQELETLLLELAAVNRRLRGGGS; this comes from the coding sequence ATGCGCGCACGCACGCTGGCGCTTCTCGGCACGCTGGTCCTCGCCTCCCCCGCGGCCGCGCAGGATGCGCATTGGCTGGTGGTCTCGGGGCTGGGCGGAGAAGCCGAGTACCGGGATCTCTTCCGGGACTGGGGCACCCGCCTCGTGAGCGCCGTGCGCCCCTCCGCCACCTCGGTCCGCTATCTGGCCGAGCGACCTGCGGAGGACGCGGGCCGCATCGATGGTGCCTCCCGCAAAGAACGCATCGAGCTGGCCTTCGACACGTTGGCCGCCAGCACCAACGAAGGCGATCAGGTGGTGATCGTGCTGATCGGGCACGGCTCGTCCGACGAGAACGGTGCCCGCATCAACCTCCCCGGCCCCGATCTGTCCGCTGCGGACTTCGCCATCCAGCTCGACCGGCTTCCCGGACGCCGGATCGTGTTCGTCAACACCGCCAGCGCGTCGGGCGCGTTCGTGGAGGAGCTCTCGGCGGCAGGGCGCGTGGTGCTGACCGCCACCAAGACAGCGGGTGAGCGCAACCAGACGCGCTTCGGCGGCTTCTTCGTGCAGGCGCTGGAAGACGCGGCCGCCGACGCGGACAAGAACGGACGGGTATCGGTCCTGGAAGCTTTCCAGTATGCGCGCCGCGAGACACTCCGCACCTACGAGGACGACGGCAAGCTGGCCACCGAACACGCCCTGCTGGACGACAACGCGGACGGACGCGGCAGCGAAACGCCCGAGGCCCTGAGCGGCGAGGGATCGGTCGCCGCCACGCTCTACCTCACGCGCACGTCCACTGCGGACGTCCCCAGCGACGATCCTGCGGTCCGCGCCCTGGTCGCCGAGCGTGAGCGCCTGGAGCGAGCCGTGGCGGAGCTACGGCAGCGCAAGGACTCGATGGATCCGGAGCGCTACGAACAGGAATTGGAGACGCTCTTGCTGGAGTTGGCAGCCGTCAATCGCCGCTTGCGGGGAGGCGGGAGCTGA